The DNA region AAGCCGAAGCCCACGCCGAAGCCGGCGTCCACGCCGAAGTCCAAGCCTGCGCCCAAGCCCAAGTCCCCGCGTCCGCCCGGGTTCGCGCCCGTGCCCGCGCCGACCTCGCGCGAGCTGCTGGAAGGGCTGATCCGCGACCCGGCCGCCTTCGGCGGGGTGCGGGCCACGCCCGAACTCGCCGCGGTGCTCCCGGAGTTGTTCCATCCCGACGGGCGGGTGCGGCGGGAGATCAGCGGCCTGGACGGCCTGCTGCCGCCGCCCGGCTCCGGCGCGACCGGGAGGAGGACGCCGCCGAAGCCGCCGGCGAGGAGGACGCCCGCCGAGAAGGCGCCCGCGACGCCCGCTCCCGCGCGGACCGTCCCGATGCGGACCGTGCCGAAGCGCAAGACCGCGGCCGAGCGGCGCGCAGCAGCAGCGTCGACCGGTTCCACCGGCTCCGCCGCTTCGACCGCTTCGGCCGCGCCGGCCGCCGGGACCGCCTCCAGGACGTCCCGAGCCGCCGCCCCGCCCAGAACCGGCGCGCGCGGCGGCGCCCCCGGCGGGGCGCCCGGGTACACCACCGCCGACACGGTCATCGGCTGCTGCTGCGCGCTGCTGCTGCTCGCCGCCGTCGTCACCGGCATCGTCGCGCTGGTGCTGAACGCCGGCGCCGTCGCCCACTTCTTCTCCCACCTCGGGCACGCCTCGCACGCCTCGCACGCCGCGTCCCCGCCCGCCGCGCCGACGCCCGGCGGGACCGTCGCGCCCGGCACGCCCTGCCCGGCCGCGCTCACCGCGCTCATCGACGCCGACCCGATCGACGGCGCCCTGGGCCACACCGGCAAGGGCGCCACCCTCGCCGCGGTCTACCAGCGCCACGACGGCCAGGAGGAGTACGCCTTCTGCCGGACCTCCGACGGCACCCTGCTCTACTTCGGGCGGACGGTCGGCAAGCCGTACGAGGGCACGCCCGCCGGCGCCAAGGCGATCAGCGGCGGCTACGAGGTCGACTACCCGCGCGACGGTACGAGTTTCCGCTTCACCGGCGGCAAGGTGACCGCGTACAAGAAGGACGCGAAGCAGTGGGACCGGGTGATCGTCCCCGAGCCGGGGCTCGCCGCGGGGGCCGCGCCGTCGGGCGCCTCGTGAGGGCCGCCGCGCCTATTGTCGTGCCATGCAGTCCTACACCATCGGCCAGGCCGCGCGGCTCCTCGGCGTGAGCCCCGACACCGTACGGCGCTGGGCGGACGGCGGGCGGGTCGCCACCCACCGCGACGACGCCGGCCGGCGGCTCATCGAGGGGCGCGATCTTGCCGCGTTCTGTGTCGAAATGGCGCAGAACGAACCACAATCCGACGAGGACGGCGCTCCCCGCACCTCGGTCCGCAACGCCTTCCCGGGCATCGTCACGGCCGTGAAGCTCGGCGACGTGGCCGCGCAGGTCGAGATCCAGTCCGGCCCGCACCGGCTGGTATCGCTGCTGACCAGGGAGGCAGTGGAGGAACTCGGCCTGGAAGTCGGGATGCGGGCGACGGCGCGGGTGAAGTCCACGAATGTGCACATCGACCGCACCTGAGTCACACCCGTATCTTGCTGCTCGTTGATCTCTCCAATGCCGTCAGTTTCTGTTGAAACGCTGCTTCTTTGCGGCTGGATTGCTTCGTAAATATGTCGACGGAATGGCCAGGTCGGGCCGCGTACGGGCGGTCAACGACGGCAAATTGGAAGAAGTGCTTCCCCGCCCGGCGGCGAAAAATGAGCGTTCCGGGTGTCCGGGCGCCCTGGGGAGGGAACTTTTTCGCACCGTCACCCGCGCACGCGGCGGGAACCGGAGGGGACCATGGCATTTGTTCCATATCATTGCCGACGTCATGGGCGACGATCCGCGGCCTCGACCCGCGCGATTGGTCGCTCATTTTCTGCCCG from Actinacidiphila sp. DG2A-62 includes:
- a CDS encoding TOBE domain-containing protein, encoding MQSYTIGQAARLLGVSPDTVRRWADGGRVATHRDDAGRRLIEGRDLAAFCVEMAQNEPQSDEDGAPRTSVRNAFPGIVTAVKLGDVAAQVEIQSGPHRLVSLLTREAVEELGLEVGMRATARVKSTNVHIDRT